In Vanrija pseudolonga chromosome 4, complete sequence, a single window of DNA contains:
- the DRE2 gene encoding Fe-S cluster assembly protein DRE2, translating into MTVPGQSKQAVVVGSLDRADDYQRILGELKAAQTNVSNEMVDRILDNATTFPATPIAIHLVLPLPLPAALYSRIPASTEVFVHLPQGATADAVSAAFTQSGFTAGPAQASSSVVAFTSAAGAGAASSSSAPAPAVKLAARSLGLKRSANKTSKAAIWAIDSPLLADNGRSLLTPEDKQRPECVIPDTDGKKVKRRRACKDCTCGLADLEREEEAQSSAAIKEAQRAFFLEGDDDIPDHVRNATIGVEGVWPTEFRAEAKKTSSCGSCYLGDAFRCGSCPYLGLPPFKPGEKVQLSIGDDL; encoded by the exons ATGACCGTTCCAGGCCAGTCCAAgcaggccgtcgtcgtcggctcgctcgaccgCGCAGATGACTACCAGCGCATCCtgggcgagctcaaggccgcccAGACCAACGTGTCCAACGAGATGGTCGACCGCATTCTCGACAATG CTACCACCTTCCCCGCCACCCCCATCGCtatccacctcgtcctccccctccccctgcctGCGGCGCTCTACTCGCGCATCCCCGCCTCGACCGAGGTCTTCGTCCACCTGCCCCAGGGAGcgaccgccgacgccgtctcggccgccttcACTCAGAGCGGCTTTACCGCCGGCCCCGCTCaggcctcgtcctcggtcgtcgCCTTCACGTCggctgccggtgccggcgcggcctcgtcgtcgtcagcccCCGCGCCTGCCGTCAAGCTagccgctcgctcgcttggGCTGAAGCGCAGCGCCAACAAGACGTCCAAGGCCGCCATCTGGGCCATCGACTCGCCCCTCCTTGCCGACAAcggccgctcgctcctcacccccgaggACAAGCAACGTCCCGAGTGTGTCATCCCCGACACtgacggcaagaaggtcaagcGCAGGCGCGCGTGCAAGGACTGCACCTGTggccttgccgacctcgagcgcgaggaagaggcccAGTCGTCTGCGGCCATCAAGGAGGCCCAGAGGGCCTTcttcctcgagggcgacgacgacatcccCGACCACGTCCGCAATGCCACCATTGGCGTCGAGGGTGTCTGGCCCACCGAgttccgcgccgaggccaagaagaccAGCTCGTGCGGAAGCTGctacctcggcgacgctTTCCGCTGCGGCAGCTGCCCTTACCTTG GCCTTCCTCCCTTCAAGCCCGGTGAGAAGGTGCAGCTGTCgatcggcgacgacctctGA
- the ade5 gene encoding Phosphoribosylglycinamide formyltransferase, translated as MPTLTETITPEKRIRRITVLISGSGSNLQALLDASLTDKLPNAQVTYVLSSRSNAYGLERAANASPPVPTSVCALKTFLNRNPGSSRVNYDAEVARRVLESRPDIVVLAGWMHILSDSFLDILNGTTPPPAAPALPPPTKTEIAGATEPHHPPSSSLHPQDAALPTPPLKQAFPIPCINLHPALPGAFDGANAIGRAFEAFQKDEIKHTGVMIHRVIKEVDRGEPLVVRNVDIKTEDKIEDLEQRIHSVEHEIIVEGARLILDELEKLQLVGAETKEETKEEATEAKEDIADKLERVL; from the exons ATGCCGACCTTGACCGAGACCATCACCCCCGAGAAGCGCATCAGGCGCATCACGGTCCTGATCTCTGGCTCGG gcTCCAACCTCCAGGCGCTCCTCGATGCCTCGCTCACCGACAAGCTCCCCAACGCGCAGGTGACGTACGTGCTGTCGTCGAGATCGAACGCGtacggcctcgagcgcgccgccaacgcgTCGCCCCCCGTCCCGACCTCGGTCTGTGCGCTCAAGACTTTTCTGAACCGCAACCCCGGATCTTCGCGCGTCAACtatgacgccgaggtcgcccgccgcgtccttGAGTCGCGCCCGGACATTGTCGTGCTTGCCGGCTGGATGCACATCCTCTCCGACTCGTTCCTCGACATTCTCAAcggcaccacgccgccgcccgccgcccccgccctcccTCCGCCGACCAAGACTGAGATTGCGGGCGCTACCGagccccaccacccgccctcgtcgtcgctgcacCCCCAGGACGCGGCCCTCCCAACGCCGCCCCTCAAGCAGGCGTTCCCCATCCCCTGTATCAACCTCCACCCGGCTCTGCCCGGCGCGTTCgacggcgccaacgccatcgGCCGCGCGTTCGAGGCGTTCCAGAAGGACGAGATCAAGCACACGGGCGTCATGATCCACCGTGTCATCAAGGAGGTTGACCGTGGCGAGCCCCTTGTTGTCCGCAACGTCGACATCAAGACCGAGGACAAgatcgaggacctcgagcagAGGATACACTCGGTCGAGCACGAGATTATCGTCGAGGGCGCCCGTCTCattctcgacgagctggagaaGCTGCAGCTGGTTGGTgccgagaccaaggaggagaccaaggaggaggccacggaggccaaggaggacatcgcggacaagctcgagcgTGTGCTGTAG
- the rnf181 gene encoding E3 ubiquitin-protein ligase has translation MSSSTPEGGGSGTGTGRPRSPSPAAPDYAPRPAPGTFDEFIAQVDATADAGGSVIVDADLYEEIFARIPVGVGARDAFIASLKRPAAPPQADEACPVCLQSLVSIETEEEYALASEHYFGDTDALGLRALPCPAQHVVCARCAREWLTRNNSCPMCRAVVDPDAPAAPGGTATVIERQRHSEQMLALFQGLFGPRREPPAPRDDSGRESYAGMYS, from the exons atgtcctcgtcgacccccgaaggcggcggcagcggcacgggcacgggcCGCCCACGCAGCCCCTCCCCAGCAGCTCCCGACTACGCTCCGCGCCCGGCCCCAGGCACATTCGACGAGTTTATCGCCCAggtcgacgcgacggccgacgcggGGGGCAGTGTCATTGTCGACGCAGACCTGTACGAGGAGATCTTTGCGCGCATTCCAGTGGG cgtcggcgcgcgcgacgccttCATCGCGAGCCTCAAGcggcccgccgcgccaccacaGGCAGACGAGGCGTGCCCCGTCTGCCTGCAGAGCCTCGTGTCCATcgagacggaggaggagTACGCCCTCGCCTCGGAACACTACTTTGGCGACAcggacgcgctcggcctccgcGCGCTCCCGTGTCCCGCGCAGCATGTCGTCTGTGCCCGCTGTGCGCGCGAGTGGCTCACCAGG AACAACTCGTGCCCCATgtgccgtgccgtcgtcgaccccgacgcccctgccgcgccgggcggcacggcgacAGTCATCGAGCGCCAGCGACACAGCGAGCAGATGCTCGCCCTCTTCCAGGGCCTCTTTGGACCCCGCAGGGaaccaccagcaccacgaGACGACAGCGGACGCGAGTCGTACGCCGGCATGTACTCGTag
- the rsc1 gene encoding Chromatin structure-remodeling complex subunit rsc1: MPPKSRSHPRAAAAKATVVPATYPGKKDGGMEEAQWTACRDILDNVYKAKDGSRRMCDIFRELPDEDEYADYYETIPEPECLDQIATRLGQQTFASPELFFKQLQLVFLNAKHYNEENSMVYNDAEKLEGQVKEAWRARAAEGIFASADPTHKAARGRKPKGERTSATPTPTTPAAAPPVIHLRVPRPEAAAAAPAAAPKAAEPAKPTPTRETRGARASLSGQGKPAEPAKPAVPQNTSTLSDADTRIVAVVDAKLPLWEGPKAVLPGDPAPGGLLGSGWWGEAAPEYERKALATTSYKQRIRSVAEAIAGYVDPSRKVLSEVFSRLPAVTEIPFLPSSSHLSFSAILSAAQGGQYTTLRDFDNDMVRLFEKARRWFKPGSNDYGAALTLQRLYNALTAPYPLELKNDAVPGPNATRFASLPYGPGSGAAAGEAGYAVTTTRIPKRDRQFTEEARHKGVSYRVGDYVHLINPDSGARPIVGQIFKTFVPTVGLATHHVTVCWYSRPEETVHPAEQSFYENEVFKTGNFCDHPVADIIEKIAVQPADSAVRGRPNPPAFFPGWPRYVCRARYIDKASLFIPIKNWRVIIPEEIRSSNPTTVVPFERPITLTKVKSPYLMGVHGTGSLGRPKRQPTPADDEEEEAATAYGLPTAASRRAAEAQQQARQHQVAPVTPAQGGYPSQAAGPSRAQQVQQRGAPAYPSPGAAAAAAQAGANRAVAQPGQPGQQWQQRPPTASQAPSRPAYVHTLALAMGGPQVLDQVALKEYLPADTARLFEQDARNAVLWFSGMPLPQGAIEVPAAAPHSLEYLSFLAKRKRGASTTEARPNKRFNTDAGLLEPDADAEGSEAEADEDGDLTRFWWAKGQTPEQVLAGLREVVQGKTA, from the exons ATGCCGCCTAAAAGTCGGTCTCACCCccgcgcagccgcagccaAGGCGACTGTGGTTCCAGCCACATACCCGGGGAAGAAGGATGGCGGGATGGAAGAAGCACAGTGGACCGCGTGCAGGGACATTCTCGACAATGTCtacaaggccaaggacggaAG CCGCCGGATGTGTGACATCTTTCGGGAGCTCCctgacgaggacgagtatGCCGACTACTACGAAACCATCCCCGAGCCAGAGTGCCTGGATCAAATAGCT ACGCGTCTTGGGCAGCAGACTTTTGCGTCACCAGAGCTCTTCTTCAagcagctgcagctcgtCTTCCTTAACGCAAAGCACT ATAATGAGGAGAACTCGATGGTCTATAACGATGCCGAAAAGCTGGAG GGGCAAGTCAAGGAGGCGTGGCGCGCCCGTGCGGCCGAGGGAATATTCGCATCTGCAGACCCAACGCACAAGGCGGCACGGGGCCGCAAGCCGAAGGGCGAgcgcacgtcggcgaccCCTACTCCGACTACGCCTGCAGCGGCGCCACCCGTGATCCACCTCCGAGTCCCTCGCCCCgaagctgctgctgctgcgccggcaGCTGCGCCCAAGGCCGCTGAGCCAGCCAAGCCTACACCGACTCGCGAGACCCGTGGAGCAAGGGCGTCGTTGAGTGGCCAGGGCAAgccggccgagccggcgAAGCCTGCCGTCCCCCAGAACACCTCGACGCtgtccgacgccgacacccgtatcgtcgccgtggtcgacGCGAAGCTGCCCCTGTGGGAGGGCCCCAAGGCTGTCCTGCCCGGTGACCCGGCACCTGGaggcctcctcggcagcggaTGGTGGGGCGAAGCTGCGCCAGAGTATGAGCGCAAGGCCCTCGCCACTACCAGCTACAAGCAGCGCATCCGTTCCGTCGCCGAAGCGATCGCGGGATATGTTGACCCAAG CCGCAAGGTACTCTCCGAGGTGTTCAGCAGGCTCCCAGCGGTCACCGAGATCCCCTTCCTGCCTTCGTCG TCACACCTGTCGTTTAGCGCTATTCTGTCTGCAGCGCAAGGTGGACAGTACACCACGCTGCGCGACTTTGACAACGACATGGTTCGGCTGTTCGAGAAGGCTCGGCGCTGGTTCAAGCCGGGCTCGAACGACTACGGCGCGGCCCTCACCCTCCAGCGCCTTTACAATGCGCTCACCGCCCCGTAcccgctcgagctcaagaacGATGCGGTGCCCGGTCCTAACGCGACCCGATTCGCGTCTCTGCCCTACGGCCCCGGGAGTGGTGCCGCTGCGGGAGAAGCTGGGTACGCTGTGACTACCACCCGTATCCCGAAGCGGGACCGGCAGTTTACCGAGGAAGCTCGTCACAAGGGCGTGTCGTACCGTGTTG GTGACTACGTCCACTTGATCAACCccgacagcggcgcgcgacccATTGTTGGCCAGATCTTCAAGACGTTCGTGCCTACCGTGGGCCTGGCCACACACCACGTGACGGTCTGCTGGTATTCGCGTCCAGAGGAG ACTGTGCATCCTGCCGAGCAGTCATTTTACGAGAACGAGGTGTTCAAGACGG GCAACTTCTGCGACCACCCTGTGGCAGACATTATTGAAAAGATTGCGGTTCAGCCAGCAGACAGCGCTGTTCGTGGACGGCCTAATCCCCCGGCCTTCTTCCCCGGCTGGCCTCGTTACGTCTGCCGTGCTCGCTACATTGACAAGGCTAGCCTTTTCATCCCGATCAAGAACTGGCGGGTCATCATCCCAGAGGAGATTCGGTCATCCAACCCTACGACTGTTGTTCCATTCGAGCGCCCCATCACCCTCACCAAAGTCAAGTCACCGTACTTGATGGGTGTGCACGGCACGGGATCTCTCGGTCGCCCCAAGCGCCAGCCAACacctgccgacgacgaggaggaagaggctGCTACGGCTTACGGtctgccgacggcggcctcgcgacgTGCTGCCGAGGCCCAGCAGCAAGCTCGCCAGCATCAGGTCGCGCCTGTGACACCAGCCCAGGGTGGCTACCCGTCGCAAGCGGCTGGTCCATCTCGTGCACAGCAGGTTCAGCAGCGAGGCGCACCGGCCTACCCGAGCCCTGGggctgccgcggcggcggcacaggcTGGCGCCAACCGGGCTGTGGCTCAGCCTGGCCAACCAGGAcagcagtggcagcagcgcccGCCCACTGCATCTCAAGCGCCTTCGCGGCCGGCCTACGTCCACACGCTTGCGCTGGCCATGGGTGGGCCGCAAGTGTTGGATCAGGTGGCTCTGAAGGAGTACCTGCCCGCCGACACCG CCCGTCTGTTTGAGCAGGACGCACGGAACGCGGTGCTGTGGTTCTCTGGCATGCCGCTACCGCAGGGTGCAATTGAggtgccggcggccgcgccaCACTCTCTCGAATATCTCTCGTTCTtggccaagcgcaagcgaGGCGCTTCTACCACCGAGGCGCGCCCGAACAAGCGGTTCAACACCGACGCTGGACTGCTGGAGCCTGACGCGGATGCCGAGGGAagtgaggccgaggccgacgaggatggcgaccTGACACGCTTCTGGTGGGCCAAGGGGCAGACGCCAGAGCAAGTGCTCGCGGGCCTGCGGGAGGTTGTGCAGGGCAAGACGGCGTAG
- the pkiA gene encoding Pyruvate kinase, producing the protein MASGSGSQIAWLASLSTSFDDFKPEQKFLRKTSIIATIGPKTNNVETLIQLADAGMNIVRMNFSHGSYEYHQSVIDNARAAAKRSPTGRPLAIALDTKGPEIRTGIMANDADVPIPAGHEFWVTTDKAFAESGNADQIYMDYANIVKVTSPGKLIYVDDGILSLEVIAVEGDKLRVKSLNAGNLSSRKGVNLPKTEVDLPALSEKDKADLAFGVRNNVDMIFASFIRTADDVKEIRKVLGTEGAGIKIIVKIENEQGVQNFDEILKETDGVMVARGDLGIEIPASQVFLAQKMMIAKCNVAGKPVICATQMLESMTYNPRPTRAEVSDVANAVLDGADCVMLSGETAKGKYPYEAVSMMAETAFLAESAIAYGPLFDQLRQLAPRPTETAETLALAAVAAAIEQDAGAIIVLSTSGVSARLISKYRPSCPIICVTRKEQTARQLHLSRGVYPVHYPEPRGVPMEKWQIDVDNRIRFGLKVALQLNIVKPEATVMAVQGWKGGLGHTNTLRILSVPSDPSDLEIAYIDRD; encoded by the exons ATGGCTTCTGGATCTGGTTCCCAAATCGCTTGgctcgcgtcgctctcgACCAGCTTTGACGACTTCAAGCCCGAGCAGAAGTTCCTCCGCAAg ACCTCGATCATTGCTACCATTGGCCCCAAGACCAACAATGTCGAGACTCTTATCCAGCTTGCTGACGCTGGCATGAACATTG TTCGCATGAACTTCTCGCACGGCTCCTACGAGTACCACCAGTCGGTCATTGACAatgcccgtgccgccgccaagcgcagCCCCACCGGCCGCCCACTCGCTATCGCCCTTGACACCAAGGGCCCCGAGATCCGCACTGGTATTAtggccaacgacgccgac GTTCCCATCCCCGCTGGCCACGAGTTCTGGGTCACGACCGACAAGGCCTTCGCCGAGTCGGGCAACGCCGACCAGATCTACATGGACTACGCCAACATTGTCAAGGTCACCTCGCCTGGCAAGCTCATCTACGTCGACGACGGTATCCTGTCGCTCGAGGTCATCGCCGTTGAGGGCGACAAGCTCCGCGTCAAGTCGCTCAACGCCGGCAACCTCTCGTCGCGCAAGGGTGTCAACCTCCCCAagaccgaggtcgacctccCTGCCCTCTCGGAGAAGGACAAGGCTGACCTGGCCTTCGGTGTCCGCAACAACGTCGACATGATCTTTGCCTCTTTCATCCGCACGGCCGATGACGTCAAGGAGATCCGCAAGGTCCTCGGCACTGAGGGTGCTGGTATCAAGATCATTGTCAAGATTGAGAACGAGCAGGGTGTCCAGAACTTCGACGAGATCCTCAAGGAGACTGACGGTGTCATGGTTGCCCGTGGTGACCTCGGTATCGAGATCCCCGCCTCGCAGGTCTTCCTTGCCCAGAAGATGATGATTGCCAAGTGCAACGTTGCTGGCAAGCCCGTCATCTGTGCTACCCAGATGCTCGAGTCGATGACT TACaacccccgccccacccgtGCCGAGGTCTCGGAcgtcgccaacgccgtcctcgacggtgCCGACTGTGTCATGCTTTCGGGTGAGACTGCCAAGGGCAAGTACCCTTACGAGGCTG TCTCCATGATGGCTGAGACTGCTTTcctcgccgagtcggccatTGCCTACGGCCCTCTCTTCGACCAGCTCCGCCAGCTTGCTCCCCGCCCCACCGAGACCGCTGAGACCCTCGCTCttgctgccgttgccgccgccatcgagcAGGACGCCGGTGCGATCATTGTCCTTTCGACCTCGGGTGTCTCTGCTCGCCTCATCTCCAAGTACCGCCCCTCGTGCCCCATCATCTGTGTCACCCGCAAGGAGCAGACCGCTCGCCAGCTCCACCTCTCGCGCGGTGTCTACCCTGTCCACTACCCCGAGCCCCGCGGCGTTCCCATGGAGAAGTGGCAGATCGACGTTGACAACCGTATCCG CTTCGGTCTCAAGGTTGCTCTCCAGCTTAACATTGTCAAGCCCGAGGCTACCGTCATGGCTGTCCAGGGCTGGAAGGGTGGTCTTGGCCAC ACCAACACTCTCCGCATTCTCTCGGTTCCCTCGGACCCTTCCGACCTGGAGATTGCTTACATTGACCGCGACTAA
- the rplA gene encoding 50S ribosomal protein L1, with the protein MVAASSLTALRAMSAARSAGPSTIAAASRFISTSSPVAAKKKTKAKVPVKVQNPDALPVDEAIRILRALEVANPASAFSLEVLATPKPGSSFRGRVSLPIDPRKEADTIVVFVEQDTPAAKAALEAGAHYAGNEDLYPKILSGEIVPTKCLATSGVLPSVTRNLARFLGPKGLMPAAKRGTVADGDELGELVRNMAGTVEWKTDKWGYIRAPVARMSFGAPSISENVRAFVDSIKEASFNATSMDSAHTRVSRSAGIIHVRLETTHGPSIELNDVL; encoded by the exons ATGGTCGCTGCTTCATCCCTCACCGCCCTTCGTGCGATGAGCGCTGCCCGTAGTGCCGGCCCCTCgaccatcgccgccgcgtcgcgcttcatcagcacctcctcgccagtagcagccaagaagaagaccaaggccaaggtccCGGTCAAGGTCCAGAACCCCGATGCCCTCCCTGTCGACGAGGCTATTCGCATTCTGCGTGCTCTCGAGGTTGCCAACCCCGCCTCGGCATTCTCTCTCGAGGTTCTGGCAACACCCAAGCCTGGATCTTCGTTCCGTGGTCGCGTCTCTCTCCCCATCGACCCCCGGAAAGAGGCCGACACaatcgtcgtcttcgtcgaaCAAGACACTCCcgctgccaaggccgccctcgaggccggtgCCCACTATGCCGGCAACGAGGACCTGTACCCCAAGATTCTCTCGGGTGAGATCGTTCCGACCAAGTGTCTCGCAACCTCCGGCGTCCTTCCTTCAGTGACCAGGAACCTCGCTCGTTTCCTTGGACCCAAGGGTCTCATGCCGGCCGCCAAGCGTGgcaccgtcgccgacggagacgagctcggcgagcttgtgcGCAACATGGCCGGTACCGTCGAGTGGAAGACCGACAAGTGGGGCTACATTAGGGCTC CTGTCGCAAGG ATGTCGTTCGGCGCACCTTCCATTTCAGAGAACGTCCGGGCATTCGTCGACTCCATCAAGGAGGCGTCGTTCAACGCTACGAGCATGGACTCGGCTCATACCCGTGTCAGCCGGT CGGCGGGCATTATTCACGTTCGTCTGGAAACGACCCACGGTCCCAGCATCGAGCTCAACGACGTTTTGTAG
- the SRPRA gene encoding Signal recognition particle receptor subunit alpha: MLDHISISHQSGLILWSRSFTPAFASIASSPASPVNALIREALIEGKAQSEEEGFEKDGYSVRWTVENGLGLVFVVVFPALLPLTYIPQLLQRTKQLFLSLFQPYLEALIDALSDRAAAVAKNGRTALQILGGKIIDEQWERIFDRCLKSCEDSGPRRSTRASAAQRQLSLVSPDSGSDTPGQSSDGGQAVTAEEIAKNVAALKGRMKGRGKGGRGGRDGMTPSPGPSSPNPNRKASSANSKLMRKWGDSPVSAQDMAALDYSTPAPEASTVDVGSLISTDAMGKRTATGAYEVADWDFRRGGAADDLPTEEEILARRTKKLTIDDDAEDEEAAAESTWTSMFARLSGKKVLTKEDLRPVLADMERHLMSKNVAKDIAEKLCEGVGAALVGKKLGGLSSVKSQVQSSLAASMTRILTPKTSTDILVDIQRKKALPSSVAATDAPPDPYTLTFVGVNGVGKSTNLSKVCFWLLQNGYRVLIAACDTFRSGAVEQLRVHVRNLGALGDELGMGLDAAAPGQRRIELYERGYGKDAAGIAKEAIAYAKENRFDVVLIDTAGRMQDNEPLMRALAKLVSVNNPDKIVFVGEALVGNEAVDQLTKFDRSLKDFSSAGGVSRRRGIDGILLTKFDTIDDKVGAALSMTYVTGQPILFVGCGQTYTDLRQLRVQHIVQALLSS; this comes from the exons ATGTTGGATCACATTTCCATTTCACACCAGA GTGGCCTCATCCTCTGGTCTCGGTCGTTCACGCCAGCCTTTGCATCGATCGCGTCgagccccgcgtcgccggtCAACGCCCTTATCCGCGAGGCGCTCATCGAGGGCAAGGCCCAGAGCGAAGAGGAGGGATTCGAGAAGGATGGCTACAGCGTGCGATGGACCGTTGAGAATGGCCTGGGTCTGGTCTTTGTT GTCGTGTTCCCTGCCCTTCTCCCCCTCACCTACATCCCCCAACTGCTCCAGCGCACCAAGCAGCTCTTCCTCTCGCTCTTCCAGCCCTACCTCGAGGCTCTGATTGATGCGCTGTCCgaccgcgctgctgccgttgccAAGAACGGCCGCACTGCACTTCAgatcctcggcggcaagatCATCGACGAGCAGTGGGAGCGCATCTTCGACCGCTGCCTCAAGTCTTGCGAGGACAGCGgaccgaggaggtcgacccGCGCGTCTGCTGCCCAGCGCCAGCTATCGCTTGTGTCTCCCGACTCTGGCTCGGACA CCCCCGGCCAGTCGAGCGATGGCGGACAGGCTGTGACTGCCGAAGAGATAGCCAAGAATGTGGCTGCGCTCAAGGGCCGCATGAAAGGGCGAGGAAAGGGTGGACGCGGTGGGCGCGATGG catgacgccgtcgcccggcCCCTCGTCTCCCAACCCCAACCGCAAGGCATCGTCGGCCAACTCGAAGCTCATGCGCAAGTGGGGTGACTCGCCTGTCAGTGCACAGGACatggcggcgctcgactACTCGACTCCCGCTCCCGAGGCTTCTACCGTCGATGTCGGCTCGCTCATCTCCACCGACGCGATGGGCAAGCGGACTGCTACTGGAGCGTACGAGGTCGCCGACTGGGACTTCCGTcgtggtggcgccgccgacgaccttcctaccgaggaggagattcTGGCCCGACGAACCAAGAAGCTcaccatcgacgacgacgctgaggacgaggaggctgcTGCCGAGTCGACCTGGACGAGCATGTTCGCGCGCCTCTCTGGGAAGAAGGTGCTCACTAAGGAGGACCTCCGACCAGTTCTTGCCGACATGGAGCGCCATCTCATGTCCAAGAATGTCGCCAAGGATATCGCTGAGAAGCTGTGCGAAGGCGttggcgctgcgctcgtcggcaagaagctcggcggcctctcCAGCGTCAAGTCTCAAGTTCAATCTTCGCTTGCTGCTTCCATGACTCGCATCCTCACTCCCAAGACGTCGACGGACATCCTGGTGGACATCCAGCGCAAGAAGGCTCTTCCGTCGTCTGTGGCGGCTACCGATGCCCCTCCCGACCCCTACACGCTCACCTTTGTCGGCGtcaacggcgtcggcaagtcGACAAACCTGTCCAAGGTGTGCTTCTGGCTCTTGCAGAACGGCTACCGTGTTCTGATTGCCGCCTGTGACACCTTCCGTTCGGGAGCAGTCGAGCAGCTCCGCGTCCACGTTCGCAACctcggtgcgctcggcgacgagcttggaATGGGCctggacgccgcggcgccaggccAGCGCCGCATCGAGCTGTACGAGCGAGGCTACGGCAAGGATGCCGCTGGAATTGCCAAGGAGGCGATTGCATACG CCAAGGAGAACCGcttcgacgtcgtcctcattGACACTGCCGGACGTATGCAGGACAACGAGCCGCTGATGCGtgcgctcgccaagctcgtgtCGGTCAACAACCCCGACAAGATTGTCTTTGTTGGAGaagcgctcgtcggcaacgaggccgtcgaccagctcaCGAAGTTTGACCGCTCCCTCAAGGACTTCTCGTCTGCAGGCGGAGtctcgcgtcgtcgtggaaTCGATGGCATTCTGCTCACCAAGTTCGACACAATC GACGACAAGGTGGGAGCCGCGTTGTCCATGACCTATGTCACTGGCCAGCCCATCCTGTTCGTCGGCTGCGGCCAGACCTACACCGATCTACGCCAGTTGCGTGTGCAGCACATTGTTCAGGCCCTTCTCAGCTCGTGA